TGAGTTCCGTGAACTCAGTTTTgagaataaacaaaataaaaaataaaatactccGTGACTAACAAAACGGAAACGTTATCCGGGACCCTTAACACCGTCAGCCCCGCCGCAACGACGTTAAGAAAACGCCGTTTTTGAAATAACGGAAATACAATGAAGCATGGTTGTGAATAAGCTGTATAAAAGAAAGATCCCAAGGCAAGGAAACAGCaggagagagatagagagagagagagtttctcCGACTTGCAGTCCTTTCTTTTGCTGCACTGTTCTTTTTGAAagcaagaaagagaaaaaattgtaggaagaaaaggaaagagaaacccaattcttttctttttttttcgaaaTTCAAAGGAGGTTCTTTGTGCATTTTAGTTCTCGTTGAAGCAagatttatatcatttttgGTATAGAATTTCGTGTTCGAATTCTTGTTCTTGAAGCATAAACTGGAAGAAAATTCACGCAATTCAGATCAAAGGTACTAAAACTTTTAGCTTTAATTATGAAATCTTAAACTTTTGAACTAGTTTTTGACTTCAATTATGGATAATcttaaattcaaaagttttataGACGTAGAATTCTGATTTACACGAatccccccccctccccctttTAACCGTAATTCCATTGCAGAGACATCTGTGATTTGGTGTTGTTGGTGGCCAAAGTTAGTTAGTTCGTTCGTTCATAATTTAATTCCGTTTTTCTTCGAAAAGATTTAAATACTCAATTATGTTGATAAAAGTGAATGCGCCTCCGATCTCAGGCGGCGGCGCCATATCTTTTAAGAAAGTTTAAATTCCTAGCCTTCAAGACGGATCTGATATTTATTGAATTACAAGATATTTCCGCTTTGGATGGAGCTTCCTCAACAACGTCCTTTCGGAACCGAAGGTATTTTAATCACTCGtacatactattttttttctttttttaaattatcttagcCTATGAAATGATTGAAAGAAATCGTAGTGTGTTATTATTAACTGTGATTATGAAGCATGTTTTCTACAGGAAGCAAACCAACGCACGACCTTCTTTCACTGTACAGGCATTCTTCAACTGTCCAACAAGATCCAAGACCACCTTCTCAAGGTACCATCAATTTTCATCTTTAGATCTCTTAGAGATTGTTTTTAGTTTctcaaaatgaaagaaaagagtcCATCAAAGACTTTTGTCGTCGATTGGTGAGGATTTGTCGATGCACGTGACACCCAACTGAATGATGGGATCTGGGCCAGGAAAGTAGAGTGGGGCTGGGTAAATAGGCTTTGCTAAATCCGAAAAGGAAAGAGTTAGAAGTTAGCTATTAGCACCATCAGATTGGGCATTGGCATGCCGTatggtgttttgttttcttatgggACCCACTTCTTAGGAGTTAGACATGATGTGACAGGTCACATGATTCACATCCACCCCTCTCTTGTGCAGGTGTCACGGTATTATTTTAGTAGAGTAACCTATTCTTTCACAAATCGCAGTCACAAACTGCAGAGGGAGAAGCAGTCCGTCGTTTTCCCGTAcagtttaaataaataattaattagctaATGAGAAGTAACTCTTACGTACTTTATTAAAATTCCTCTTCACATGGTCCTTAATTTAATAATGTGTACCTATCAAAAATAGTttctaaataaatgaaatattagGTGTCGGGTCGGAGAACGGAAGTCCTCGAGAATTACAGaaactcttaattaattttcatattgaCGTTTTCAATATACTATAAGCTTGCTGATTGTTAATGGGAAGTTTTGACTTTTATAGTTTTTCCTGAACGAGTAGGTCAATCTTTGCATGCAATCTTCTTCAAGGCTCTGTTAATTACTCTGTCATAGTTTTGTACAGAATTACAAGTTATGTTTTTGTTTCCCTCCTGATCGAAAAAGATGGCACCATGCTTTTGGATCTGTAGtttgacaaaaaattaaaataaaattgatttgaattattTCGAGTTCAGATTATTAGCCTGTTTTTTTGGCCATTTGCTGAGTtgctaaattaattattaatcatcGATCATTCCACTTGACAAAACTAACTGAGTAGTAAATTTCAGAGTATTACAGACTTGTTGGAATTCTAGTAGGATCGATTACATCTGAACAGGATCTTCCCTTTTTCCATGCTTAAACAGGTGGCTACCTCAAAACACATGATTTTCTTCAACCACTAGAACGAGGAGGCAAAACCACTGCCAAAGAAATAACCAACGTTGAGGTTTTGACGGTTGAAAAACCACCGCCTCCAGCACCACCACCTTCGGTTGAGCACATCCTCCCTGGAGGAATTGGGACGTACAGTAACAGCCAAATTTCTTCTTTCAACGAAAGAGTTCCAAACCCAGAGAACACAATATTTTCAGTAGCTCAAGACAGCAGTACAGATAAAAATGATGACAACTCAAATTGCAGTTCTTACTCAGGAAGTGGATTCACACCTTGGGAAGAATCCGCGTTGAAAAAGGGAAAGACAGGGAAGGAGAATGTGGGAGAAAGATCCAATATTATAAGAGGTACTTAATAATTATTCGTACGAGTGTGTTCTGTTTGTTTCCTTGCCGTTGTTGTGCTTTGCATGTGCATGTCCATCCCGTTCTAGCAACATACAGCCAAGGAATATGACGTTAAAAATATCGATAAAGTTTTAATGGCCTCATTTTTATTGTAACACAAGAAAAGCACAAATTAGTGAAATAGACTACATGATAATATAGGTATGACGAGCACTGGTTACCCTGGTATTTATTAGATATCGAGGGTTGGGATTTTCTTTCAgtaaaagaattatttcaaattCGTTTGGTAGCGTGAAATTTATGCCGATCTcgtgtctattttttttttttttaaatggaaaagctccattttaaagtgtttttagttGCTTTCTTCGTGTATATATTAGTTGTTTGaccaaaagcttttttttttttttttttttaccaccacAACACGACGTAACCTCTAGTCCTCACTCACTGACCTTTAGGCTCGAattgtttggttgtttttagGCTGATTGAagagaggaaaaacaaaatgcatttactatgataaaaacatattagattAGGCATAGGGTTCGAGTTAGTCCCGGGCATCTCGTGCTGATGTTATTACTACAGGATCAGTTTCAGTGAGCCAAGGCAGAGACCAGGTCCAACGAGCGAAATCAGCCCAAGATTGTCACTCATTTGATGGCTTCTCTCTGGAATGGTATGCTGGGGCCGAAACCAGGCAACCCATAAGgttattgctaaaaaaaaaaaaactacggatttgaaaaataaaaacaaatgtgtaGATTTCAACATGACGAGGGCGATTTAGAGAAGACTTTTAATACCAAACAATGATAGCATTGCATGGCGAATGGGTCCAAgtcttcataatattttaaatgaaaaatcgaGTAGGTAGACCACGGCATGATAAGTTATCTGatctttaatttcataattaaatagcaatattgcatttttttttacaatagatTTACATAACTATTTTTGCTATAATTGCTTTTTAGCAATAACagaataaattaatcaaaaatgaaaatcacAGGGCTAGAGCTCTGGGCCGAACCTTTAATATGCTTTCAGTCCATTAGTCATcgctaaaaagtaaaaacaaatttaccCGCTGACAAGTATTGTTTCAAATGATATATTACGTCCAATTTATCAATGATGATTGGAAGAATGTTTGGCACGTAACAGATGCGGCATTGAAGACGGGTCAGTGGACGCCTTCAGAGAGGCCGTCACAATCTTCATCGAACAACCATCGCAGTAGTTTCAACTCTCTTTCGTCCTCACAGTCCGTCTCCTCCTcctaatttttcatgttttttttatttcccccTTTCTAAATCTAATGAAgggattttgttttgttggtaTTTTAACAGGCCAACAGGCAGGAGTAGTCCCCAGAGCTTCATAGAAATGATAAAGTTAGCCAAAGGTTGTACTTTGGATGATGATGTTGACGATGAAGAAGAGTTCCTTCTTAAGAAAGAAACCCCTTCTCCTATCCGCGAAGGTATATctattgtttatataaacaagTGAACGTATAACAGTTATGTTGCATCCACAAacttaaaaattcttttatttgaaaacaaaaattgttttagTTTGTTGCTGTGGCCATTGGAGTTGTATGTTTATGGAATTAATgacattttttctttgttttttttttttttttttttttttttttttttgtggtaaaaTTTATAGGGGAATTGAGGGTGAAGGTGGACGGAAAGAGCAATGACCAAAAACCTGACACGCCTCGGTCAAAACATTCTGCAACTGAACAACGTAGGAGGAGCAAGATAAATGACAGGCATGTGTTAATTGACTTATTTGTAAAACCCTAGGATCTTTTATTCTAATCAGCTACACAACGTTGTTGACTTGTTAGAAGCGAAGTTTCGGTAAATTTAAGAACTTTAATTTGGCAAAGCAACACAACTCCACACAAtctgttcattattttttggacTGCTTTTATCATGAAACCCACCCGATGGATGTAAACTAGAAAAAGCCCATTATAAAGCTAATTAgttcatctttttttgttgaagcaaacataaattaataaagtaCTTGTTTCTCCTGAGAGGAGAAATGGTTTGGTTGGGTTGTGTTTGGCTTCATGTCCCCTTTCTGGATTGCAGGATTcctaatttaattgataattacgACTGCTTTTGCCAACATTATGCTGCAC
The genomic region above belongs to Populus alba chromosome 12, ASM523922v2, whole genome shotgun sequence and contains:
- the LOC118028975 gene encoding transcription factor BIM1 isoform X1, with translation MRLRSQAAAPYLLRKFKFLAFKTDLIFIELQDISALDGASSTTSFRNRSMFSTGSKPTHDLLSLYRHSSTVQQDPRPPSQGGYLKTHDFLQPLERGGKTTAKEITNVEVLTVEKPPPPAPPPSVEHILPGGIGTYSNSQISSFNERVPNPENTIFSVAQDSSTDKNDDNSNCSSYSGSGFTPWEESALKKGKTGKENVGERSNIIRDAALKTGQWTPSERPSQSSSNNHRSSFNSLSSSQPTGRSSPQSFIEMIKLAKGCTLDDDVDDEEEFLLKKETPSPIREGELRVKVDGKSNDQKPDTPRSKHSATEQRRRSKINDRFQMLRELIPRGDQKKDKASFLLEVIEYIQFLKEKVQKYEGSYQGWNHETAKLVPWKNNSRPVESSVDQSRGLNSGAGPALLFAAKLDERNITASPSINPGGARNPVESDMTSANAMDPHPGFTNKSIPFPISLQPSRTAGAAAQFPPRLPSDAENLASQTQPQSCHARSWSTDEAVASDKLKEKDLTVEGGTISISNAYSQGLVNTLTQAFQSSGVDLSRASISVQIVLGKTGNSRQTASTSITKDNNVLPSNRGTTRSRVSSGEESGQARKKLKTSKASARVA